From Pyrenophora tritici-repentis strain M4 chromosome 1, whole genome shotgun sequence, the proteins below share one genomic window:
- a CDS encoding ComEC, membrane metal-binding protein, whose translation MLVITPTATTTPVFTAASTNIATAAPTLPILAIHSVLAALAIPAAPAVLAAPALANYAPTISALTALTPAAFTLNAPTPTVTALIAATLNALALTAIALATLAILATTTLLPLLLLLFLLLLLLRLLLLRPALATLTPTALTPPHSAILPITASALATSSISTIPVLLAALAFPAVPAVSTALFCPLPPTPPPPAVTAVSAAATAPLVAALTTLATFAFLAALNIFAINPTASVLAAPDTLTISTVLTLSLVLVTCTALNILITTPTTPAPVAASAPAILAAYNILTSTSYLLQLIYTSGYCYCYCYSPTFAILATLTVLTILAVLTILAVLIILAASAVLTILAVLVVLAASAVLTILAVLVVLAASAVLSTLTALTILAVPAVLAIATINLIVNSLAVRPFLALPLLLLLSSQSSQSP comes from the exons atgctcgttattactcctacggctactactacacctgtgtttactgccgcttctacaaatatcgccactgcggcccctacgcttcctattcttgctatccactccgtccttgctgctctcgccattccagctgctcctgctgtcctcgctgctcctgctctcgctaattacgctcctactatttccgcccttactgctcttactcctgcagcttttactcttaatgcgcctactcctacggttactgctcttattgctgctactcttaatgctctagctctcactgctattgctctcgctactctcgctattcttgctactactact ctcctacccttgctactcctgctattcttactgctcctgctcctacggctcttacttctacgtcctgctcttgctactcttactcctaccgctcttactcctccgcattccgcaatcctccctattactgcttctgctctcgccacttcctctatctctactatccccgtccttcttgctgctctcgctttccccgctgttcccgctgtctctactgctctcttctgccccttacctcctacgcctcctccacctgcggtaactgcggtttcggcggccgctaccgctcctcttgtcgctgctcttactaccctcgctactttcgctttccttgctgctcttaatatcttcgctatcaatcctacggcttctgttctcgctgctcctgatactcttactatctctactgtccttactttgtcccttgtccttgtaacttgcactgctcttaatattcttattactactcctactacccctgcacctgttgccgcttctgcccctgctatccttgctgcttataatatccttacttctacctcttacctcttacagcttatatacacctccggctactgctattgctactgctactctcctactttcgctatcctcgctactcttactgtccttactatcctcgctgttcttactatcctcgctgtcctcattatcctcgctgcttccgctgtccttacaatcctcgctgtcctcgttgtcctcgctgcttccgctgtccttacaatcctcgctgtcctcgttgtcctcgctgcttccgctgtcctttctacccttactgcccttactatcctcgctgttcccgctgtccttgcaatcgctacaattaacttaatagttaattcccttgccgttcgcccctttcttgcgctgcccttgttgctcttactgtcctcgcaatcatcgcaatcaccttaa
- a CDS encoding RecQ, Superfamily II DNA helicase gives MVVFVTRYHKGYKVSGDVKIIHRYLPREVGELVVWYMWLVLPFQQRLEALVWEKEAVSSHMWPADPSGRKWTTDRLREALKRESRIAMGQEWTFAGYREMAIGISRRFLRGSTAFQADEGEENKEWAEEQAGDSIADEQAGHTSHVAGLVYARGIMEQSGAVADRRQQFRASSTDWHRFLGFQAGLDDQRRSSKRKRAPFESEADEARVDRWQRLRKMDARAQLKRMMGEEAKFRGVQEAAIKAITAGESPVVAVMPTGAGKSLLFMLPAWAEQGGTTVVVVPLIALRGDMAQRCKKLGISCVEWQSRRPPDAAAVVLVTPESAVGEEFATFLNRLRATRQLDRIIIDECHIVLNRQYTFRKQMQQLGKLVAVETQMVMLTATLPPSEEDELFRRMHFERGQVRMFRAPTARSNIAYRVVRVEKERKRQEVEATVLAMVQQKVRKYKSGKIVVYGNSVPKVKGLAEKLKCHAYHHHAVGKASMLEEFMGGKQRVIVATSALGMGVDVPDIRRAGEPGETGSGARPS, from the exons atggtggtgtttgtgacacggtaccacaagggatacaaagtcagcggcgacgtcaagattatccatcgatatttgccgcgcgaggtgggcgagctggtagtgtggtatatgtggctggtgttgccgttccagcagcggctcgaggcgttggtgtgggagaaggaggcagtttcgtcgcatatgtggccagcagaccccagcggccgcaagtggacgaccgatcggctgcgggaggcgttgaagcgcgagagccggatcgcgatgggccaggagtggacgtttgccgggtaccgggagatggcgattggcatcagccggcggtttttgcgtggatcgacagcgttccaggcagatgagggcgaggagaataaggagtgggctgaggagcaggcaggagattcgattgccgacgagcaggcgggccatacgtcgcacgtggcgggactggtatacgcgcgagggatcatggagcagtcaggggccgtggcggataggcggcagcagttccgggcatcgagcacggattggcatagatttttgggcttccaggcaggcttggacgaccagagaagaagcagcaagcggaagagagcgccgtttgagagcgaggcagacgaggcaagggtggatcggtggcagcggctgaggaagatggacgcgagagcgcagctgaagcgcatgatgggcgaggaggccaagttccggggggtgcaggaggcagcgatcaaagccatcacagcaggcgagagtcccgtagtagcggtgatgccgacgggggcaggcaagagcttgttgttcatgttgccggcgtgggcagagcagggcggcacgacggtggtggtagtgccgttgatcgcgttgcgtggcgacatggcacagcggtgcaagaagctagggatatcgtgcgtagagtggcagagtcggcgtccgccagacgcagcagcggtggtgttagtgacgcccgagtcggcagttggagaggaatttgcaacgtttttaaaccggctacgagcgacgcggcagctagatcggattattatcgacgagtgccatatcgtgttaaaccggcagtacacgttccgcaagcagatgcagcagctaggtaagctagtggctgtagagacgcagatggtcatgttaacagcaacgttgccacccagcgaggaggacgagttattccggcgaatgcattttgagcgtgggcaggtaagaatgtttagggcaccaacagcacggagcaacatagcgtaccgggtggtaagggtagagaaggagaggaagagacaggaggtagaggcaacggtgttggcgatggtacagcagaaggtccgaaagtataagagcggcaagattgtagtgtacggcaactcagtgccaaaggtcaaggggttagccgagaagctcaagtgccatgcgtatcatcaccacgcggttggcaaggcaagcatgttggaggagttcatgggcggcaagcagcgggtgattgtggcaaccagcgcgttgggcatgggagtggacgtgcccgatatccg gagagcgggcgagccgggcgagacggggagcggagcgaggccatcatga
- a CDS encoding DUF3505 multi-domain protein, giving the protein MSKPSIECQYFEHVPEHSVAACRECRYAVWPDQIEGHLQKQHKVSYKEAEAVGQQVRSWAGLVQYPSELEVPTGAPKPVRQLPVYTDGMLCQFDSSCCYYVARSKEAIRKHWRKDHQGWSAGKKRGRPSRTRQKSVQAHMDKGYRLVHCQRLFSSRHGSQYFEVQAPSQDGEGPEIVPVDGAAAWARVGEQMAKAWADIEKRAQTTIQEGERDEVNPWLERTQWLPYLVGMERPDLLACIEEPVAEPDARQEQQAEPVEAAIWAAMDGLARFSQASIIDRIGVFIRLEAIRTEMHQTRFQPLQPYMDKNAIVKHTRPWQQMLMFFARTQKEHGWKSPSIGLRAGSERHGRC; this is encoded by the coding sequence ATGTCTAAACCTAGCATCGAGTGCCAGTATTTCGAGCATGTGCCTGAGCACAGCGTAGCGGCATGCAGAGAGTGCAGATATGCAGTATGGCCAGATCAGATTGAGGGCCATCTACAGAAGCAGCATAAGGTTAGTTACAAGGAGGCTGAGGCAGTTGGACAGCAGGTTCGCAGCTGGGCTGGGTTAGTCCAGTACCCTAGTGAGCTCGAGGTGCCGACTGGTGCTCCAAAGCCTGTGCGGCaattgccagtgtatacagACGGGATGTTATGCCAATTTGACTCCAGCTGCTGCTATTATGTAGCAAGAAGTAAGGAGGCTATACGAAAGCATTGGCGTAAGGACCATCAAGGATGGTCAGCAGGGAAGAAGCGAGGGCGGCCAAGTCGAACCAGGCAGAAGAGCGTGCAGGCACATATGGATAAGGGGTaccggctggtccattgccaGCGATTATTCAGCAGCCGGCATGGATCGCAGTACTTTGAGGTCCAGGCACCCAGCCAGgatggagaaggccccgaaATCGTGCCCGTAGACGGGGCAGCAGCATGGGCGCGAGTGGGCGAGCAGATGGCCaaggcgtgggcagacatcgagaagcgggcgcagacgacgatccaggagggcgagcgcgacgaggtgaacccatggctggagcggacgcagtggttgccgtacctagtgggcatggagaggccggatttgttagcgtgcatcgaggagcccgtggcagagccagatgccaggcaggagcagcaggccgagccggtggaagcagcgatttgggcagccatggatggattggcgcggttcagccaggcatccattattgaccggattggcgtgtttatacggttggaggcaattcgcacagagatgcaccaaacccggttccagccgttacagccgtataTGGACAAGAACGCCATTGTCAAGCACACACGACCGTGGCAGCAGATGTTAATGTTTTTTGCACGCACACAGAAAGAGCACGGGTGGAAGAGCCCAAGTATCGGTTTACGCGCCGGCAGCGAGAGGCATGGGAGGTGTTAA